One genomic segment of Candidatus Baltobacteraceae bacterium includes these proteins:
- the fliD gene encoding flagellar filament capping protein FliD, which produces MSTNSVPGTNVPPISFPGIVSGIDYNAIITQLTKLSLAPTISLNSQIATLNNANTELIKINNLLVSVQNSLQNLSDPNIFNSYDATSSNTTALTASGIPGVAAVPGVYTITKVQTATASSVVSNAAAGHSITDAIGGTPSDQLPLAQSYASVTPSNGNGTLGQITVDGVSLSYNVNNQSLDQILSNITSAVQAKADSGFTATLVGGVVQFTSTDAPISIGSSSDSGNLLDVLKLTNAQVNNAPGGGSIVGTGDVGGINPAASFDTTTAAGYKTAVTGGFFTLNGTKITVSTGDNTNDIINRINSAGAGVVANFDTTTGQITLTATSTGPQSVVLGAAGDTSNFLAAAGLTAASGAKVSVGTQSEVDVQNSSGGTQKYFSNSNAVTTAIPGITLNLQTSTVTPFTVSVSQDTSGLVGAVQSFVTSYNAAIGEINNATAAPVVIPAAPGSGGQAQSIGGGVLFGNSNAQSIVQQLTQIVGGFLGSGNSYNSLSQVGLSLSDTFTQLTATNNGEGNSSASSNSTQGVGGQTVQTTSAPGTDGTLQQLDVSKLLAALTANPSAVGSVLNGANGLTAVLGSYLTSVTATPTLLNSGPVGSIPTVSIIQNFENANTDAISSLQQRVSSITDSTNQQADALRTQFVASEALIAQLQAEQQQLAAAFGFSVSSSSSSSGSKG; this is translated from the coding sequence GTGTCGACCAACAGCGTGCCGGGAACCAACGTCCCGCCAATCAGCTTTCCGGGCATCGTCTCGGGAATCGATTATAATGCGATCATCACTCAGCTGACGAAGTTGTCGTTGGCTCCGACGATCAGCCTCAACTCGCAGATCGCGACGCTCAACAACGCCAACACCGAGCTGATCAAAATCAACAATCTCCTCGTCTCGGTTCAAAACTCGCTCCAAAATCTCTCCGATCCCAATATCTTTAACTCCTACGACGCGACGTCTTCGAATACGACCGCGTTGACGGCTTCCGGGATCCCCGGCGTCGCCGCCGTTCCGGGCGTCTACACGATTACTAAGGTACAAACGGCGACGGCATCGAGCGTGGTAAGCAATGCCGCGGCCGGCCACAGCATCACCGATGCGATCGGAGGAACGCCCTCCGACCAGCTGCCGTTGGCTCAGTCGTACGCGTCGGTTACGCCGAGCAACGGAAACGGCACGCTCGGACAAATCACCGTCGACGGCGTCTCGCTGTCGTACAACGTCAACAACCAATCGCTCGATCAAATTCTCAGCAACATTACGTCGGCGGTGCAGGCTAAGGCCGACTCCGGTTTCACCGCGACGCTGGTCGGCGGCGTCGTGCAGTTCACGTCGACCGATGCGCCGATCTCGATCGGCAGCAGCTCGGATTCGGGCAATCTGCTCGACGTTCTCAAGCTGACCAACGCGCAAGTCAACAATGCCCCGGGCGGCGGCTCGATCGTAGGGACGGGCGACGTCGGCGGGATCAATCCCGCCGCTAGTTTCGATACCACCACCGCTGCCGGTTATAAGACCGCGGTCACCGGTGGATTTTTTACGCTCAACGGCACGAAGATCACCGTCTCGACCGGCGACAATACCAACGACATCATCAACCGCATCAATTCGGCCGGCGCTGGTGTCGTGGCAAACTTCGATACGACCACGGGTCAAATCACCCTCACCGCTACCAGTACGGGACCGCAGAGCGTCGTGCTCGGCGCGGCCGGCGATACGAGCAACTTCCTCGCGGCAGCGGGGCTGACCGCAGCCTCGGGTGCGAAGGTAAGCGTCGGCACGCAGTCGGAGGTCGACGTCCAAAACTCGAGCGGCGGCACGCAGAAGTATTTCAGCAACTCCAACGCGGTGACGACGGCAATCCCCGGGATCACGCTGAACCTGCAGACCAGCACGGTGACGCCGTTTACGGTGAGCGTGTCGCAAGATACCAGCGGACTCGTGGGTGCGGTGCAATCCTTCGTTACGAGCTACAACGCGGCGATTGGCGAGATCAATAACGCGACCGCGGCTCCGGTTGTCATTCCGGCGGCACCTGGATCCGGCGGCCAGGCGCAATCGATCGGCGGCGGCGTGCTTTTCGGCAACTCCAACGCACAATCGATCGTGCAGCAACTGACGCAAATCGTCGGCGGCTTTCTTGGGTCGGGCAACTCCTACAACTCGCTTTCGCAAGTGGGCTTAAGCCTGAGCGATACCTTCACCCAGTTAACCGCCACGAATAACGGCGAGGGCAACTCGAGCGCCAGTTCCAACTCAACGCAGGGTGTCGGCGGGCAGACGGTGCAGACGACCTCGGCCCCGGGTACCGACGGAACGCTGCAACAGCTCGACGTGAGCAAGCTGCTCGCCGCGCTCACGGCAAATCCATCGGCAGTCGGCAGCGTGCTCAACGGAGCCAACGGCCTCACCGCGGTTCTGGGCTCGTACCTGACGAGCGTGACGGCGACGCCGACACTTCTGAACTCGGGTCCGGTCGGCAGCATACCAACGGTGTCGATCATCCAGAACTTCGAGAACGCCAATACTGACGCGATCTCGTCGCTACAGCAGCGCGTCTCGTCGATCACCGACAGCACGAATCAACAGGCCGACGCGCTGCGTACCCAGTTCGTCGCGAGCGAGGCGCTCATCGCGCAGCTGCAGGCCGAACAGCAGCAGCTGGCCGCCGCGTTCGGCTTCAGTGTATCGTCATCGTCGTCGTCTTCGGGATCAAAGGGGTAG